A window of the Fusobacterium sp. JB019 genome harbors these coding sequences:
- the rodA gene encoding rod shape-determining protein RodA — MNKRDILVLQKKIKKADYYLVLKVILLIIISLSTVYTATSYRTLVYFKKEIIWSGLGLLVYFFVSLIDYKKYAKYYKVIYVFNILMLLSVFIFGDSAKGAKRWIDLGVVNIQPAEFAKLFIILTFGEVLILNYNKNFTGIKNIIFSFFHIAPIFLLIAKQPDLGTSLVIIFIYGVMVFVHGIDFKTIFKLIIAGITSIPIAYFFLLRDYQRRRILTFLNPEADLANSGWNVVQSKIAIGSGGIFGKGFLQGTQSKLRFLPESHTDFIGSVFLEERGFIGGIILVVIYLALILNILKIADSTKDEYGKLVCYGIASIFFFHTFINLGMIMGIMPVTGLPLLFMSYGGSSFIFGFLMIGVVNSVKIHKI, encoded by the coding sequence TTTATTAATAATTATAAGTTTATCTACTGTTTATACAGCAACATCTTATAGAACATTAGTTTATTTTAAAAAAGAAATTATTTGGTCAGGATTAGGGTTATTAGTTTATTTTTTTGTATCTTTAATAGATTATAAAAAATATGCTAAGTATTATAAAGTGATTTATGTTTTTAATATTTTAATGTTACTTTCTGTTTTTATTTTTGGGGACAGTGCAAAAGGTGCTAAAAGATGGATAGATTTAGGTGTTGTAAATATTCAACCAGCAGAGTTTGCTAAGTTATTTATAATTTTAACTTTTGGAGAAGTATTAATTTTAAATTATAATAAAAATTTTACAGGAATAAAAAATATAATATTTTCTTTTTTTCATATAGCTCCTATTTTTTTATTGATAGCAAAACAGCCAGATTTAGGAACTTCATTAGTAATTATTTTTATATATGGAGTTATGGTTTTTGTTCATGGGATAGATTTTAAAACTATTTTTAAATTAATAATAGCAGGGATTACTTCAATTCCAATAGCTTATTTCTTTTTATTAAGAGATTATCAAAGAAGAAGAATATTAACCTTTTTAAATCCAGAAGCAGATTTAGCAAATAGCGGTTGGAATGTTGTCCAATCTAAAATAGCTATAGGCTCAGGAGGAATTTTTGGGAAAGGATTTTTACAAGGAACTCAGAGTAAATTAAGATTTTTACCAGAATCTCATACAGATTTTATAGGATCAGTTTTTCTAGAGGAGAGAGGATTTATAGGAGGAATAATTTTAGTTGTAATTTACTTAGCTTTAATTTTAAATATTTTAAAGATAGCAGATTCAACAAAAGATGAATATGGAAAACTTGTATGTTATGGAATTGCCAGTATATTTTTCTTTCATACATTTATAAATTTAGGAATGATAATGGGAATAATGCCAGTTACAGGATTACCTCTTTTATTCATGAGTTATGGAGGAAGTTCATTTATCTTTGGATTTTTAATGATTGGTGTTGTAAATAGTGTTAAAATACATAAAATATAG
- a CDS encoding RluA family pseudouridine synthase, translating to MKYIIEKDNEGVRLDRYLRKKLKTTPLTEIFKALRIGKIKVNNKKKKENYRLVEGDKVFIGLEVPEEEIKFINLENKDKNFLKEGIVFEDKDLLIFNKKKDMVMHKGSGFDYGISEMFKAYFQSNDFNFVNRIDKKTSGLVIGAKNKISTRLLTEEIRENRVKKKYYILVKGIIDQDKFVIENYLKKIEDKVIVTSKEDKGSKLAVTIFKVIKRKNNLTLLEGELLTGRTHQLRVQLSNLGYPILGDTRYGNGREKMLFLNSFYCKIEKFNIEVKLELPKEFREKLK from the coding sequence ATGAAATATATAATAGAAAAAGATAATGAAGGTGTAAGATTAGATAGATATTTGAGAAAAAAATTAAAGACAACACCTTTAACAGAAATATTTAAAGCTTTAAGAATAGGCAAAATAAAGGTCAATAATAAGAAAAAAAAGGAAAATTATAGACTGGTTGAAGGGGATAAAGTATTTATAGGATTAGAAGTACCAGAAGAAGAAATAAAATTTATAAATTTGGAAAATAAAGACAAAAATTTTTTGAAAGAGGGAATAGTTTTTGAAGATAAAGATTTATTAATTTTTAATAAAAAGAAAGATATGGTTATGCACAAAGGAAGTGGATTTGACTATGGAATTTCAGAAATGTTTAAAGCTTATTTTCAATCAAATGATTTTAATTTTGTAAATAGAATAGATAAAAAAACATCAGGCTTAGTTATAGGAGCAAAAAATAAAATATCTACAAGGTTGTTAACTGAAGAAATAAGAGAAAATAGAGTTAAAAAAAAATATTACATATTGGTTAAAGGAATAATAGATCAAGATAAATTTGTAATAGAAAATTATTTAAAAAAAATAGAAGATAAGGTTATAGTTACTTCTAAAGAGGATAAAGGTTCCAAATTAGCGGTTACTATTTTTAAAGTAATAAAGAGAAAAAATAATTTAACATTGCTAGAAGGGGAACTATTGACAGGAAGAACTCACCAATTAAGAGTTCAACTTTCTAATTTAGGTTATCCTATTTTAGGAGATACGAGATATGGAAATGGTAGAGAAAAAATGTTGTTTCTAAATTCTTTTTATTGTAAAATTGAAAAATTTAATATAGAGGTTAAACTAGAGTTACCTAAAGAATTTAGAGAAAAGTTAAAGTGA